Proteins encoded by one window of Cucurbita pepo subsp. pepo cultivar mu-cu-16 chromosome LG14, ASM280686v2, whole genome shotgun sequence:
- the LOC111810568 gene encoding uncharacterized protein LOC111810568 isoform X3 translates to MGKQRYWSGHGRTATASTKTLKNQPNGFDEASSSTSAGCMCAVFQLFDFHPLSHHQHHHPPPSTVSLNPIVSPPPPDDDHLSKGIEAPRNSVESEEEESSLPCTPKQKEDGLHFPKGIVQIKTKSGITKESEMNSNKNLSAGNDSPSTKTPTLVARLMGLDLLPQSTSPSTTSRTPYSLVGKPKTGKNHLTGTRSLPETPRTSCERKPNVDNYHHRLSLQIPNFDKENASPSPNPSHYAKEIVKQIKETVSRKGGLSDITNNYYSTRRDQDIITQTKPKKVISLSSSSSVSPRLPKNPNKQTPKVEAMKEGVLGQRKPKRQKPVKTKAGLKKSNKQEEPFVVPSRITKAAIDGPLKNTKKTPLSNQLLNFGSVPTIVMKKDPPFPSPIKPSPMQSPCNRNQPANQTVDKESKRYLQSSNHQPHIPIIHHHQHVIQSPLSNSNKDGNNPKQNAADCSYNHDIAAELEYIRQILLRRRSTSSSVYSTVFPENYNTTHNRVSNSHRKLLCHLVEELLEPYLEVRPYRKAASPGEVWADVVEKLCEKVKRLPRAKCEILEDIDGIIEKDMEILGIGFEEEGEGIVKEIEECIVEELLNETVRFVETEMAG, encoded by the exons ATGGGGAAGCAAAGGTATTGGAGCGGACATGGAAGAACAGCCACAGCCTCCACTAAAACACTCAAAAATCAACCAAATGGTTTCGATgaagcttcttcttctacctCTGCTGGCTGTATGTGTGCTGTTTTTCAGCTCTTTGATTTTCATCCTTTGAGCCACCACCAACATCATCACCCTCCTCCATCAACTGTTTCTCTCAACCCCATTGTCTCTCCTCCACCGCCGGACGACGACCATCTGTCTAaag GTATTGAAGCTCCACGAAACAGTGTGGAgtcagaggaagaagaatctTCATTGCCATGTACTCCAAAACAAAAGGAGGATGGTTTACATTTCCCA AAGGGCATTgttcaaatcaaaaccaaaagtGGAATAACCAAAGAATCAGAAATGAATTCAAACAAGAATTTGTCCGCCGGCAACGACTCTCCGAGCACCAAGACGCCAACTTTAGTGGCGAGATTAATGGGTTTGGATCTTCTACCTCAATCCACCTCTCCTTCAACCACATCCAGAACTCCTTATTCACTTGTTGGAAAGCCAAAAACAGGCAAAAATCATTTAACTGGGACTCGTTCCTTGCCGGAAACCCCAAGAACATCTTGTGAAAGAAAACCAAATGTGGATAATTATCACCACCGCCTCTCACTTCAAATCCCCAATTTCGATAAAGAGAATGCAAGTCCAAGTCCGAATCCAAGCCATTATGCTAAAGAGATCGTgaagcaaatcaaagaaactGTGAGCAGAAAAGGTGGTCTCAGCGATATCACCAATAATTATTACAGTACAAGAAGAGATCAGGATATCATTACtcaaacaaaacccaaaaaggtcatatcattatcatcatcttcttcagtATCTCCCAGACTGCCCAAAAATCCCAACAAACAGACACCAAAAGTCGAGGCCATGAAAGAAGGTGTTCTAGGGCAGAGGAAGCCAAAAAGACAGAAGCCCGTGAAGACAAAGGCGGGATTAAAGAAGAGTAATAAACAAGAGGAGCCATTTGTAGTTCCATCCAGAATAACCAAAGCCGCCATTGATGGTCCTCTCAAGAACACTAAGAAAACTCCATTGTCGAATCAGCTTTTGAACTTCGGCTCTGTTCCGACCATTGTTATGAAGAAAGACCCTCCATTTCCCTCACCCATTAAACCATCTCCAATGCAG tCACCGTGCAATCGGAATCAACCTGCAAATCAGACAGTCGATAAGGAATCAAAACGATACTTGCAGTCATCTAACCACCAACCCCACATTCCAATTATTCATCATCACCAACACGTCATCCAATCACCACTCAGCAACAGTAATAAAGACGGCAACAACCCCAAACAAAACGCCGCCGATTGCAGTTACAACCACGACATTGCGGCAGAACTGGAGTACATTAGACAAATACTCCTCCGCCGCAGGAGTACTTCCTCTTCAGTGTACTCCACCGTTTTCCCTGAAAATTACAACACCACCCATAATAGAGTTTCAAATTCACATAGAAAATTACTCTGCCACTTGGTCGAAGAATTGTTGGAGCCGTATCTCGAAGTAAGGCCGTACCGGAAGGCGGCATCGCCGGGAGAGGTATGGGCGGATGTGGTGGAGAAATTGTGCGAGAAAGTGAAAAGGTTGCCACGTGCCAAGTGTGAGATATTGGAGGACATAGATGGGATAATCGAAAAAGACATGGAAATTTTGGGGATTGGCTTTGAAGAGGAAGGTGAGGGGATAGTGAAGGAGATTGAGGAGTGTATAGTGGAGGAGCTTTTGAACGAAACGGTGCGTTTTGTTGAGACAGAGATGGCAGGATAA
- the LOC111810568 gene encoding uncharacterized protein LOC111810568 isoform X1, translated as MGKQRYWSGHGRTATASTKTLKNQPNGFDEASSSTSAGCMCAVFQLFDFHPLSHHQHHHPPPSTVSLNPIVSPPPPDDDHLSKDQNLILSNGSVKNLGIEAPRNSVESEEEESSLPCTPKQKEDGLHFPKGIVQIKTKSGITKESEMNSNKNLSAGNDSPSTKTPTLVARLMGLDLLPQSTSPSTTSRTPYSLVGKPKTGKNHLTGTRSLPETPRTSCERKPNVDNYHHRLSLQIPNFDKENASPSPNPSHYAKEIVKQIKETVSRKGGLSDITNNYYSTRRDQDIITQTKPKKVISLSSSSSVSPRLPKNPNKQTPKVEAMKEGVLGQRKPKRQKPVKTKAGLKKSNKQEEPFVVPSRITKAAIDGPLKNTKKTPLSNQLLNFGSVPTIVMKKDPPFPSPIKPSPMQSPCNRNQPANQTVDKESKRYLQSSNHQPHIPIIHHHQHVIQSPLSNSNKDGNNPKQNAADCSYNHDIAAELEYIRQILLRRRSTSSSVYSTVFPENYNTTHNRVSNSHRKLLCHLVEELLEPYLEVRPYRKAASPGEVWADVVEKLCEKVKRLPRAKCEILEDIDGIIEKDMEILGIGFEEEGEGIVKEIEECIVEELLNETVRFVETEMAG; from the exons ATGGGGAAGCAAAGGTATTGGAGCGGACATGGAAGAACAGCCACAGCCTCCACTAAAACACTCAAAAATCAACCAAATGGTTTCGATgaagcttcttcttctacctCTGCTGGCTGTATGTGTGCTGTTTTTCAGCTCTTTGATTTTCATCCTTTGAGCCACCACCAACATCATCACCCTCCTCCATCAACTGTTTCTCTCAACCCCATTGTCTCTCCTCCACCGCCGGACGACGACCATCTGTCTAaag ATCAAAATCTGATTTTGAGTAATGGGTCAGTGAAAAATTTAGGTATTGAAGCTCCACGAAACAGTGTGGAgtcagaggaagaagaatctTCATTGCCATGTACTCCAAAACAAAAGGAGGATGGTTTACATTTCCCA AAGGGCATTgttcaaatcaaaaccaaaagtGGAATAACCAAAGAATCAGAAATGAATTCAAACAAGAATTTGTCCGCCGGCAACGACTCTCCGAGCACCAAGACGCCAACTTTAGTGGCGAGATTAATGGGTTTGGATCTTCTACCTCAATCCACCTCTCCTTCAACCACATCCAGAACTCCTTATTCACTTGTTGGAAAGCCAAAAACAGGCAAAAATCATTTAACTGGGACTCGTTCCTTGCCGGAAACCCCAAGAACATCTTGTGAAAGAAAACCAAATGTGGATAATTATCACCACCGCCTCTCACTTCAAATCCCCAATTTCGATAAAGAGAATGCAAGTCCAAGTCCGAATCCAAGCCATTATGCTAAAGAGATCGTgaagcaaatcaaagaaactGTGAGCAGAAAAGGTGGTCTCAGCGATATCACCAATAATTATTACAGTACAAGAAGAGATCAGGATATCATTACtcaaacaaaacccaaaaaggtcatatcattatcatcatcttcttcagtATCTCCCAGACTGCCCAAAAATCCCAACAAACAGACACCAAAAGTCGAGGCCATGAAAGAAGGTGTTCTAGGGCAGAGGAAGCCAAAAAGACAGAAGCCCGTGAAGACAAAGGCGGGATTAAAGAAGAGTAATAAACAAGAGGAGCCATTTGTAGTTCCATCCAGAATAACCAAAGCCGCCATTGATGGTCCTCTCAAGAACACTAAGAAAACTCCATTGTCGAATCAGCTTTTGAACTTCGGCTCTGTTCCGACCATTGTTATGAAGAAAGACCCTCCATTTCCCTCACCCATTAAACCATCTCCAATGCAG tCACCGTGCAATCGGAATCAACCTGCAAATCAGACAGTCGATAAGGAATCAAAACGATACTTGCAGTCATCTAACCACCAACCCCACATTCCAATTATTCATCATCACCAACACGTCATCCAATCACCACTCAGCAACAGTAATAAAGACGGCAACAACCCCAAACAAAACGCCGCCGATTGCAGTTACAACCACGACATTGCGGCAGAACTGGAGTACATTAGACAAATACTCCTCCGCCGCAGGAGTACTTCCTCTTCAGTGTACTCCACCGTTTTCCCTGAAAATTACAACACCACCCATAATAGAGTTTCAAATTCACATAGAAAATTACTCTGCCACTTGGTCGAAGAATTGTTGGAGCCGTATCTCGAAGTAAGGCCGTACCGGAAGGCGGCATCGCCGGGAGAGGTATGGGCGGATGTGGTGGAGAAATTGTGCGAGAAAGTGAAAAGGTTGCCACGTGCCAAGTGTGAGATATTGGAGGACATAGATGGGATAATCGAAAAAGACATGGAAATTTTGGGGATTGGCTTTGAAGAGGAAGGTGAGGGGATAGTGAAGGAGATTGAGGAGTGTATAGTGGAGGAGCTTTTGAACGAAACGGTGCGTTTTGTTGAGACAGAGATGGCAGGATAA
- the LOC111810568 gene encoding uncharacterized protein LOC111810568 isoform X2 — translation MGKQRYWSGHGRTATASTKTLKNQPNGFDEASSSTSAGCMCAVFQLFDFHPLSHHQHHHPPPSTVSLNPIVSPPPPDDDHLSKVKNLGIEAPRNSVESEEEESSLPCTPKQKEDGLHFPKGIVQIKTKSGITKESEMNSNKNLSAGNDSPSTKTPTLVARLMGLDLLPQSTSPSTTSRTPYSLVGKPKTGKNHLTGTRSLPETPRTSCERKPNVDNYHHRLSLQIPNFDKENASPSPNPSHYAKEIVKQIKETVSRKGGLSDITNNYYSTRRDQDIITQTKPKKVISLSSSSSVSPRLPKNPNKQTPKVEAMKEGVLGQRKPKRQKPVKTKAGLKKSNKQEEPFVVPSRITKAAIDGPLKNTKKTPLSNQLLNFGSVPTIVMKKDPPFPSPIKPSPMQSPCNRNQPANQTVDKESKRYLQSSNHQPHIPIIHHHQHVIQSPLSNSNKDGNNPKQNAADCSYNHDIAAELEYIRQILLRRRSTSSSVYSTVFPENYNTTHNRVSNSHRKLLCHLVEELLEPYLEVRPYRKAASPGEVWADVVEKLCEKVKRLPRAKCEILEDIDGIIEKDMEILGIGFEEEGEGIVKEIEECIVEELLNETVRFVETEMAG, via the exons ATGGGGAAGCAAAGGTATTGGAGCGGACATGGAAGAACAGCCACAGCCTCCACTAAAACACTCAAAAATCAACCAAATGGTTTCGATgaagcttcttcttctacctCTGCTGGCTGTATGTGTGCTGTTTTTCAGCTCTTTGATTTTCATCCTTTGAGCCACCACCAACATCATCACCCTCCTCCATCAACTGTTTCTCTCAACCCCATTGTCTCTCCTCCACCGCCGGACGACGACCATCTGTCTAaag TGAAAAATTTAGGTATTGAAGCTCCACGAAACAGTGTGGAgtcagaggaagaagaatctTCATTGCCATGTACTCCAAAACAAAAGGAGGATGGTTTACATTTCCCA AAGGGCATTgttcaaatcaaaaccaaaagtGGAATAACCAAAGAATCAGAAATGAATTCAAACAAGAATTTGTCCGCCGGCAACGACTCTCCGAGCACCAAGACGCCAACTTTAGTGGCGAGATTAATGGGTTTGGATCTTCTACCTCAATCCACCTCTCCTTCAACCACATCCAGAACTCCTTATTCACTTGTTGGAAAGCCAAAAACAGGCAAAAATCATTTAACTGGGACTCGTTCCTTGCCGGAAACCCCAAGAACATCTTGTGAAAGAAAACCAAATGTGGATAATTATCACCACCGCCTCTCACTTCAAATCCCCAATTTCGATAAAGAGAATGCAAGTCCAAGTCCGAATCCAAGCCATTATGCTAAAGAGATCGTgaagcaaatcaaagaaactGTGAGCAGAAAAGGTGGTCTCAGCGATATCACCAATAATTATTACAGTACAAGAAGAGATCAGGATATCATTACtcaaacaaaacccaaaaaggtcatatcattatcatcatcttcttcagtATCTCCCAGACTGCCCAAAAATCCCAACAAACAGACACCAAAAGTCGAGGCCATGAAAGAAGGTGTTCTAGGGCAGAGGAAGCCAAAAAGACAGAAGCCCGTGAAGACAAAGGCGGGATTAAAGAAGAGTAATAAACAAGAGGAGCCATTTGTAGTTCCATCCAGAATAACCAAAGCCGCCATTGATGGTCCTCTCAAGAACACTAAGAAAACTCCATTGTCGAATCAGCTTTTGAACTTCGGCTCTGTTCCGACCATTGTTATGAAGAAAGACCCTCCATTTCCCTCACCCATTAAACCATCTCCAATGCAG tCACCGTGCAATCGGAATCAACCTGCAAATCAGACAGTCGATAAGGAATCAAAACGATACTTGCAGTCATCTAACCACCAACCCCACATTCCAATTATTCATCATCACCAACACGTCATCCAATCACCACTCAGCAACAGTAATAAAGACGGCAACAACCCCAAACAAAACGCCGCCGATTGCAGTTACAACCACGACATTGCGGCAGAACTGGAGTACATTAGACAAATACTCCTCCGCCGCAGGAGTACTTCCTCTTCAGTGTACTCCACCGTTTTCCCTGAAAATTACAACACCACCCATAATAGAGTTTCAAATTCACATAGAAAATTACTCTGCCACTTGGTCGAAGAATTGTTGGAGCCGTATCTCGAAGTAAGGCCGTACCGGAAGGCGGCATCGCCGGGAGAGGTATGGGCGGATGTGGTGGAGAAATTGTGCGAGAAAGTGAAAAGGTTGCCACGTGCCAAGTGTGAGATATTGGAGGACATAGATGGGATAATCGAAAAAGACATGGAAATTTTGGGGATTGGCTTTGAAGAGGAAGGTGAGGGGATAGTGAAGGAGATTGAGGAGTGTATAGTGGAGGAGCTTTTGAACGAAACGGTGCGTTTTGTTGAGACAGAGATGGCAGGATAA